A genomic segment from Aegilops tauschii subsp. strangulata cultivar AL8/78 chromosome 1, Aet v6.0, whole genome shotgun sequence encodes:
- the LOC109769195 gene encoding uncharacterized protein: protein MAYYSDHHAYASNTTNSTESIQDLISKISHRLDDLARQQEVVFEDRPSSYDPYSRGHPYVAPTCHICGFQGHSPAECQRGYSHPPDCYGMSFAPQPSSYQNNYSYGWPGNHNMSYRSNNPEISSFASSNHMQGIRYNEESHNYVPPQFYSPPTHIPQHQEMLPMELNGPPFGQPTPSTQVPTQDEFDDIDKLTLLSLEFTWSAEDDPIRKVILEEMKKIKSGNELVEEVKKIEKNINAASTISSQLELSVSGIPLDTCEVPTPSHSAEQDSESPEEEILQIQEEILKAKEQDDLELKCPSDQLEDPMSFSPEEVKEAAVVEDEEPEIHLPIVIHERDVSGLPNPLDDMLPYDFFASNLHCMMPLLKVDLKNYLLGHDHTHLVSGITLICDDHSYFPRASPMLNETYHSHASLELNDKYHPHVSVDFADFYHPKHVLYRYAYVIGYLIDDLEGIIPTTCIVSFVESSFRFLLVHDPLHADKVRGDIPWDPGGLRAW, encoded by the coding sequence ATGGCTTACTATTCAGATCATCATGCTTATGCGAGCAACACTACAAACAGCACAGAAAGTATTCAAGACCTGATAAGTAAGATTTCCCATCGATTAGATGATTTAGCTCGGCAGCAAGAAGTAGTTTTTGAGGATAGGCCTAGCTCTTATGATCCTTATTCTAGAGGCCATCCTTATGTTGCTCCTACCTGCCATATTTGTGGATTTCAGGGCCATTCGCCCGCTGAATGTCAGCGTGGTTACTCTCACCCTCCCGATTGTTATGGCATGAGCTTCGCCCCACAGCCTAGCTCATACCAAAATAATTACTCATATGGGTGGCCTGGAAACCATAATATGTCATATAGGAGCAACAACCCTGAGATCTCATCGTTTGCCTCTAGTAATCATATGCAGGGAATTAGGTACAATGAGGAGAGCCACAACTATGTACCACCACAATTTTACTCACCTCCTACTCATATACCTCAACACCAGGAGATGTTGCCAATGGAGTTAAATGGTCCTCCATTTGGTCAACCAACACCTTCAACACAAGTGCCTACTCAAGATGAGTTCGATGACATAGACAAGCTCACACTTTTGAGTCTCGAGTTCACTTGGAGTGCCGAGGATGATCCTATTAGGAAGGTTATACTAGAGGAAATGAAGAAGATCAAGAGTGGGAATGAGCTAGTGGAAGAAGTAAAGAAGATTGAGAAGAACATCAACGCTGCCAGTACTATTTCTTCACAGCTTGAGCTGAGTGTTTCTGGGATTCCTCTTGATACATGTGAGGTTCCAACACCTTCACATTCAGCTGAGCAAGATAGCGAGAGTCCAGAGGAAGAGATACTTCAGATCCAAGAAGAAATACTCAAAGCCAAGGAACAAGATGATCTAGAGCTCAAATGCCCAAGTGATCAACTTGAAGATCCAATGTCTTTCTCCCCTGAAGAAGTAAAAGAAGCTGCTGTAGTTGAAGATGAAGAACCAGAAATACATTTGCCTATTGTCATACATGAGCGTGATGTGTCAGGTTTACCCAATCCTCTTGATGACATGCTCCCTTATGATTTCTTTGCTTCTAACTTGCATTGCATGATGCCATTACTTAAGGTAGATTTGAAAAACTATTTGCTTGGACATGATCATACACATCTTGTTAGTGGCATTACTCTCATTTGTGATGATCACAGTTACTTTCCTCGTGCTAGTCCTATGCTAAATGAAACATATCATTCCCATGCTAGTCTTGAGCTTAATGATAAATATCATCCTCATGTTAGTGTTGACTTTGCTGATTTCTACCATCCTAAACATGTGCTTTATAGATATGCTTATGTAATTGGATATTTGATTGATGACTTGGAGGGTATTATCCCTACCACCTGCATTGTCTCTTTTGTTGAGAGTTCTTTCAGGTTTTTGCTTGTGCACGATCCACTACATGCTGACAAGGTTCGAGGTGACATTCCTTGGGACCCTGGTGGACTCAGAGCATGGTGA